One window of the Cryptomeria japonica chromosome 7, Sugi_1.0, whole genome shotgun sequence genome contains the following:
- the LOC131052888 gene encoding probable receptor-like protein kinase At5g20050 encodes MNHKHLYAALAAALAATVIILIVLLIFIRCRYKKKFFHRSRDLANEGQQMRLEYSFFNKVAGLPKKFTYKEIESATDNFKILLGRGASASVFKGVFEDGTEIAVKRMNKSDHGRKEFEAEVAAIANVNHINLVRLIGFCTDGPHRILVYELVSNGSLGSWIFGARREHPLVLGWAQRFRIVVGVAKALSYLHHDCRARILHLDVKPENILLDGMFEAKVSDFGLSRLMGRDESRVMTTMRGTKGYLAPEWLLSQGITMKSDVYGFGMVVFEVIGGRRNVSQINGGENSASWTYFPSVVMKKAKEGKLMEIVDRRLDLCSVDERQLVLLIKVAIWCIQEKSRLRPAMDKVVDMLEGRCEVLDPPETKMIIVDLLNLDDDLYRQNDTRSVGPAIEEGTDQNGRIINFRDLSYSYTMSVVSGR; translated from the coding sequence ATGAATCACAAACATCTCTATGCAGCTTTAGCTGCAGCTTTAGCTGCAACCGTGATTATCCTCATCGTCCTCTTGATTTTCATAAGATGCAGGTATAAGAAGAAATTTTTTCACAGAAGCAGGGATTTGGCCAACGAAGGCCAGCAGATGAGACTGGAATACAGTTTCTTCAACAAGGTTGCAGGGCTGCCCAAAAAGTTCACTTACAAAGAAATTGAATCTGCAACAGATAATTTCAAGATCTTATTGGGTAGGGGGGCATCTGCTTCTGTATTCAAAGGGGTGTTTGAAGATGGTACAGAGATAGCTGTGAAGAGAATGAATAAATCAGATCACGGGAGAAAGGAGTTTGAAGCAGAGGTGGCTGCCATAGCTAATGTGAATCATATCAATCTGGTTAGGCTGATTGGGTTCTGTACAGATGGGCCTCACAGAATCCTGGTTTATGAGCTTGTTTCCAATGGGTCTTTGGGCTCATGGATTTTTGGTGCAAGGAGGGAGCATCCTCTGGTGTTGGGATGGGCCCAAAGATTTAGGATTGTTGTGGGTGTTGCCAAGGCTTTGTCATACTTGCATCATGATTGCAGAGCAAGGATTTTGCATTTGGATGTGAAGCCAGAGAACATACTGTTGGATGGAATGTTTGAGGCCAAGGTGTCTGATTTTGGGCTGTCAAGGTTAATGGGTAGGGATGAGAGTAGGGTGATGACAACCATGAGAGGGACCAAGGGGTATTTGGCCCCTGAATGGCTTTTGTCTCAAGGGATTACAATGAAAAGTGATGTGTATGGTTTTGGGATGGTGGTGTTTGAGGTAATTGGGGGGAGGAGGAATGTGAGCCAGATAAATGGGGGTGAAAATTCCGCAAGTTGGACCTATTTTCCTAGTGTTGTTATGAAGAAGGCAAAGGAGGGGAAGCTGATGGAGATTGTTGATAGAAGATTGGATTTGTGTAGTGTTGATGAAAGGCAATTGGTACTGTTGATTAAGGTTGCCATTTGGTGTATTCAAGAGAAGTCAAGGTTGAGGCCGGCCATGGACAAGGTTGTAGATATGCTTGAAGGGAGGTGTGAGGTACTGGATCCTCCTGAGACTAAGATGATCATTGTTGACTTGTTGAATCTCGATGATGATTTATACAGGCAAAATGATACAAGAAGCGTTGGACCAGCAATTGAGGAGGGGACAGACCAAAATGGTAGGATTATTAACTTCAGAGATCTAAGTTATTCCTATACAATGTCAGTTGTGTCTGGAAGATAA